One part of the Hydra vulgaris chromosome 01, alternate assembly HydraT2T_AEP genome encodes these proteins:
- the LOC136074268 gene encoding uncharacterized protein LOC136074268, whose translation MKDTSAVNKITNKLREIENRSRRNNLRIIGIKESEHESWEESELKVLKLFEETLEIKNVKIERAHRTGPRDAKKNRTIILKLNYKDKIDIMKRSVRLKGMNIYINEDFCYETVQIRKDLKYKMLKERKQGKYAFISYDKLIICEWAEKKIDAKNRQV comes from the coding sequence ATGAAAGATACAAGCGCTGTAAATAAAATAACCAACAAGTTAAGGGAAATAGAAAATCGATCGAGAAGAAATAACCTAAGGATAATTGGAATAAAAGAAAGTGAACACGAAAGCTGGGAAGAAAGtgagttaaaagttttaaaactatttgagGAGACGCTTgaaatcaaaaatgttaaaattgaaCGAGCACATAGAACCGGACCAAgagatgctaaaaaaaatagaacgataattttaaaactaaattataaagataagaTTGATATAATGAAGAGATCTGTAAGACTTAAAGGAATGAACATTTATATCAACGAGGATTTCTGTTACGAAACTGTTCAAATACGAAAagacttaaaatataaaatgttaaaagaaagaaaacaagGAAAGTATGCGTTTATCTCCTACGACAAACTTATCATTTGTGAATGGGCGGAAAAGAAAATTGACGCAAAAAATCGCCAAGtataa